From one Rattus norvegicus strain BN/NHsdMcwi chromosome 7, GRCr8, whole genome shotgun sequence genomic stretch:
- the Pnpla3 gene encoding 1-acylglycerol-3-phosphate O-acyltransferase PNPLA3 isoform X1, producing the protein MYDPERRWSLSFAGCGFLGFYHIGATLCLSERAPHILREARTFFGCSAGALHAVTFVCSLPLDHIMEILMDLVRKARSRNIGTLHPFFNINKCVRDGLQETLPDNVHQIISGKVYISLTRVSDGENVLVSEFHSKDEVVDALVCSCFIPLFSGLIPPSFRGERYVDGGVSDNVPVLDAKTTITVSPFYGEHDICPKVKSTNFLQVNITNLSLRLCTGNLHLLTRALFPSDVKVMGELCFQGYLDAFRFLEENAYEQLQRETHTARE; encoded by the exons ATGTACGACCCAGAGCGCCGCTGGAGCCTGTCGTTCGCAGGCTGCGGCTTCCTAGGCTTCTACCACATCGGGGCTACGCTATGTCTGAGCGAGCGCGCTCCGCACATCCTCCGCGAAGCGCGCACTTTCTTCGGCTGCTCGGCCGGTGCACTGCACGCGGTCACCTTCGTGTGCAGTCTCCCTCTCG ATCACATCATGGAGATCCTCATGGACCTCGTGCGGAAAGCCAGGAGCCGCAACATCGGCACCCTCCACCCGTTCTTCAACATTAACAAGTGCGTCAGAGACGGCCTTCAGGAGACCCTCCCAGACAACGTCCACCAGATCATTTCTGGCAAGGTTTACATCTCACTCACCAGAGTGTCCGATGGGGAGAACGTGCTGGTGTCTGAGTTCCATTCCAAAGACGAAGTGGTGGAT GCCCTGGTGTGCTCCTGCTTCATTCCTCTCTTCTCTGGCCTAATCCCTCCTTCCTTCCGAGGTGAG CGGTACGTGGATGGAGGAGTGAGTGACAACGTCCCTGTGCTGGACGCCAAAACCACCATCACGGTGTCCCCTTTCTATGGTGAGCATGACATCTGTCCCAAAGTGAAGTCCACCAACTTCCTCCAGGTGAATATCACCAACCTCAGTCTTCGTCTCTGCACTGGGAACCTTCATCTTCTGACCAGAGCACTCTTCCCATCTGATGTGAAG GTGATGGGAGAGCTGTGCTTTCAAGGGTACCTGGACGCCTTCCGGTTCCTGGAAGAGAACG CTTATGAACAGTTGCAGAGAGAAACCCACACAGCTAGAGAGTGA